One genomic segment of Streptomyces niveus includes these proteins:
- a CDS encoding HAD-IIA family hydrolase yields MERGGAVLIDIDGVLTVSWEPLPGAVAAMERLRASGRSFALVTNTTSRTRASIAERLARAGFPVTVDDILTAPAVTAAYLRERCPRARCLLVNAGDIRDDLPGVTLVDDSDPDADVDVIVVGGAGDEFGYTALNRVFRHLQRGVRLVAMHRNLFWRTADGLSLDSGAFLLGLERAARVEAEITGKPAEAFFAAALAHLGAEPSTALMVGDDIESDVLAAQRSGITGVLVKTGKYAPETHRAATGTPDHVIDSFAVLPDLLERLATGSG; encoded by the coding sequence ATGGAACGAGGCGGCGCGGTCCTGATCGACATCGACGGCGTGCTCACGGTCTCCTGGGAGCCGCTGCCCGGCGCCGTCGCGGCCATGGAGAGGCTGCGTGCCTCGGGGCGCTCCTTCGCCCTGGTCACCAACACGACCTCGCGGACTCGCGCCTCGATCGCCGAGCGCCTCGCCAGGGCGGGGTTCCCCGTCACCGTCGACGACATCCTCACCGCGCCGGCGGTCACCGCCGCGTATCTGCGCGAGCGCTGTCCGCGCGCTCGTTGTCTGCTGGTCAACGCCGGTGACATCCGGGACGATCTGCCGGGTGTGACGCTCGTCGACGACTCGGATCCGGACGCCGACGTGGACGTGATCGTCGTCGGAGGGGCCGGCGACGAGTTCGGCTACACGGCCCTCAACCGTGTGTTCCGCCACCTGCAGCGCGGAGTTCGCCTGGTGGCGATGCACCGTAACCTCTTCTGGCGCACCGCCGACGGCCTCAGTCTCGACAGCGGAGCCTTTCTTCTGGGCCTGGAGCGGGCTGCCCGGGTCGAGGCGGAGATCACCGGCAAACCGGCGGAGGCGTTCTTCGCCGCCGCGCTCGCCCACCTGGGTGCCGAGCCGTCGACGGCGCTCATGGTCGGGGACGACATTGAGTCCGACGTACTCGCCGCCCAGCGGAGTGGGATCACCGGCGTCCTCGTCAAGACCGGCAAGTACGCACCTGAGACCCACCGGGCGGCCACGGGCACACCCGACCATGTCATTGACTCCTTCGCCGTGCTGCCTGACCTCCTGGAACGCCTGGCCACGGGCTCCGGCTGA
- a CDS encoding DUF4262 domain-containing protein: MTDNPFQCRCILCHEYGDRYEADQVDLTIIENVQQHGWHVVMVPEDEIGPGFAYTIGLSHTHGAPELAMFGLDVHAMHHILNSLGERAAAGAVLVDGQKHSDVVDGRQVALRRVDLRWYRTFFGRAIGFYRRPPFPVLQVAWPDVNDRLHWEEQAEERHRESQPQLWLAPSEHPAGIWTTEL, encoded by the coding sequence ATGACTGATAATCCGTTCCAGTGCCGCTGCATCCTCTGCCATGAATACGGCGACCGATACGAAGCAGACCAGGTCGATCTGACGATTATTGAGAACGTGCAGCAGCACGGATGGCATGTCGTCATGGTTCCTGAGGACGAGATCGGTCCTGGCTTCGCCTACACGATCGGCCTGTCGCACACTCACGGTGCACCTGAACTCGCCATGTTCGGGCTCGATGTCCACGCCATGCACCACATACTCAACAGCCTCGGAGAGAGGGCCGCCGCAGGCGCTGTACTGGTTGACGGCCAGAAGCATTCTGACGTTGTCGACGGTCGCCAGGTCGCGCTCAGGCGGGTCGATCTCCGCTGGTACCGGACCTTCTTCGGGCGGGCCATCGGGTTCTACCGAAGGCCTCCTTTCCCTGTGCTGCAAGTCGCGTGGCCCGACGTGAATGACCGCCTCCACTGGGAAGAACAGGCTGAGGAGAGGCACCGGGAGTCACAGCCTCAGTTGTGGCTTGCACCGAGTGAACACCCTGCCGGGATCTGGACGACCGAACTCTGA
- a CDS encoding M48 family metalloprotease yields the protein MGLRFHQELVACRADGARTALYATLLCTAGVAVAAVLLYRWLPRWRQRKDRLPELYSAQRIAAAVEGDSGDDERLAHLARLVRRAKLPRDRLPGFVCNPRALSAGAVTFGSVGRYTVCLNVGLLPKRTTEDRAHFDAVVLHELAHVRNRDVDLAYLAVALWRVFLTAVLLPCLALNAALVLHDRFQGIERAYWDGYEPGAKTALLAVVLTALVYVARADILRHRELVADRDAVFESGSDREVWSKQAESRSAASPRLRLPRFLRNHSTWSERLAEMVQRDMLTAREMTVSKVRSGRIRRRAMRGRAPKPVA from the coding sequence TTGGGGTTGCGTTTCCACCAGGAGCTGGTCGCCTGCCGGGCGGACGGTGCTCGGACCGCGCTGTACGCCACCTTGCTGTGCACCGCCGGCGTCGCGGTGGCGGCTGTGCTGCTGTACCGGTGGCTACCTCGGTGGCGGCAGCGCAAGGACCGGCTCCCAGAGCTGTATTCCGCGCAGCGGATCGCGGCAGCCGTCGAGGGCGACAGTGGGGACGACGAGCGGTTGGCACATCTGGCCCGGCTGGTGCGCCGCGCCAAGCTGCCCCGTGACCGGTTGCCCGGCTTTGTGTGCAATCCCCGGGCGCTGTCCGCCGGCGCGGTGACTTTCGGCAGCGTAGGCCGCTACACCGTCTGCCTGAACGTGGGACTGCTACCCAAACGGACGACCGAGGACAGGGCGCATTTCGACGCGGTCGTGCTGCATGAACTCGCCCATGTGCGTAACCGGGACGTCGACCTGGCCTATCTGGCCGTCGCGCTGTGGCGGGTCTTTTTGACAGCCGTGCTGCTGCCTTGCCTGGCCCTGAACGCGGCCCTGGTGCTCCACGACCGCTTTCAGGGCATCGAGCGGGCGTACTGGGACGGATACGAGCCCGGAGCGAAGACCGCGCTGCTCGCGGTGGTTCTCACCGCGCTGGTCTACGTGGCCAGGGCCGACATCCTGCGCCATCGCGAGCTGGTCGCCGATCGGGATGCTGTATTCGAGTCCGGAAGCGACCGGGAGGTGTGGAGCAAGCAGGCAGAGTCGCGGTCGGCCGCGTCACCCCGGCTTCGGCTCCCCCGCTTTCTGCGCAACCACTCAACCTGGAGTGAGCGCCTGGCCGAAATGGTTCAGCGCGACATGCTGACCGCGCGGGAGATGACGGTGTCGAAGGTGCGGTCGGGCAGGATCCGGCGCAGGGCGATGAGGGGGCGGGCGCCGAAGCCGGTGGCGTAG
- a CDS encoding PP2C family protein-serine/threonine phosphatase: MPRITVSALSHPGLVRDHNEDGLVVGPWTLCGTMTEKAQTLEFPLGSPLVVAVADGIGGQPAGEVASGLVVRLLASLGPTLDREQAVRDALHACNHAVYAAADRDRELATMGTTVAGVVVLAKELLVFNVGDSRVLDVRPNGPGEGGGTSLRQVSVDDSPPLAPGRRTTSVITQALGGAPRFSRIAPHVSTAPLTTGKRYLVCTDGLTDPVPGDRLDDLLRTHDDGRAVFELWKSAIEAGGPDNITLALVDLLQQPTPGRHIRHAGHAGSGDTSKTRRTRQNGGPA; encoded by the coding sequence ATGCCGCGTATAACCGTCAGTGCACTGAGTCATCCAGGTCTTGTACGCGATCACAACGAGGACGGTCTGGTCGTCGGACCGTGGACGCTGTGCGGGACCATGACCGAGAAAGCTCAGACGCTCGAGTTCCCGCTCGGCAGTCCGCTCGTCGTCGCGGTCGCCGATGGCATCGGCGGCCAGCCGGCCGGCGAGGTGGCCAGTGGCCTCGTCGTCCGGCTCCTCGCGTCGCTCGGGCCGACGCTGGACAGAGAGCAGGCCGTGCGGGACGCCCTGCACGCCTGCAATCACGCTGTGTACGCGGCTGCCGACCGTGATCGCGAGCTGGCCACCATGGGCACGACGGTCGCGGGTGTCGTGGTCCTCGCGAAGGAACTGCTGGTGTTCAACGTCGGCGACAGCAGAGTGCTCGACGTGAGACCGAACGGGCCCGGCGAGGGTGGAGGCACATCCCTCCGCCAGGTGAGTGTCGACGACAGTCCGCCCCTGGCGCCGGGGCGGCGCACCACGTCGGTCATCACGCAGGCGCTCGGCGGCGCTCCGCGGTTCAGCCGGATCGCGCCGCACGTCAGCACGGCGCCGCTCACCACGGGGAAGCGCTACCTGGTGTGTACCGACGGACTCACCGACCCCGTGCCCGGGGACAGGCTCGACGACCTGCTGCGGACCCACGACGACGGCCGGGCGGTCTTCGAACTGTGGAAATCCGCCATCGAGGCGGGCGGCCCGGACAACATCACGCTCGCGCTGGTCGACCTCCTCCAACAGCCGACGCCGGGGCGCCACATCAGACATGCCGGACACGCCGGCTCAGGAGACACCTCAAAAACACGACGTACACGACAGAACGGAGGCCCGGCTTGA
- a CDS encoding CPCC family cysteine-rich protein, whose product MPRMSKVELYAAIRCDYRSGMSMRELESKHGVTRRTVRKALVVRYYVAGRKRGPDVAAPRTVPSRSSTASDATRPERSPRLCNTQRVMTPKEPREPCPPGGGLYACPCCKLLTLEARGHFQICDECSWEDDGQDDPNADEVWGGPNGSESLTDARHRYALYVSTTRATDPRSAANGGPGRWRSRPSRRRS is encoded by the coding sequence ATGCCCCGGATGTCGAAGGTCGAGCTGTACGCGGCGATCCGGTGTGACTATCGCAGCGGTATGTCGATGCGGGAGCTTGAGAGCAAGCACGGGGTGACGAGGAGGACGGTCCGGAAGGCGCTGGTGGTGCGCTACTACGTCGCCGGCCGGAAGCGCGGCCCGGACGTTGCCGCCCCGCGGACAGTACCCTCGCGTTCCTCGACAGCCTCTGACGCGACAAGACCAGAGCGTTCTCCCAGGTTATGCAACACTCAACGTGTGATGACGCCCAAAGAGCCGCGCGAGCCATGCCCGCCCGGTGGCGGTCTGTATGCCTGTCCTTGCTGCAAGCTCTTGACCTTGGAAGCCCGTGGACACTTCCAGATCTGTGACGAGTGCAGTTGGGAAGACGACGGCCAGGACGACCCGAACGCCGACGAGGTCTGGGGCGGTCCCAACGGGTCGGAGAGCCTGACCGACGCACGTCATCGCTACGCGCTGTACGTCTCAACAACAAGGGCAACTGATCCGAGATCAGCAGCGAACGGCGGGCCAGGCAGGTGGCGTTCACGCCCGAGCCGTCGTCGCAGCTGA
- a CDS encoding DUF2238 domain-containing protein has translation MTATHPTPAPTLDARLSPRRRLPAALAVAVTAALVVSRFGAADPTTWLLETVWVMAGLPLAILLRHRFPLSGLLCGLLAAHALVLIVGGHYTYAEVPAGDWVRDWLGWDRNPYDRFGHLVQGFVPAILVRELLVRTSPLRGSRWLAPLTVCACLAFSAVFEMLEWFAAVTGGEAADAFLGTQGDVWDTQWDMFCALIGATCALLLLSRVHDRALARLGRGRPTATS, from the coding sequence TTGACCGCCACGCACCCCACCCCCGCCCCGACGCTGGACGCGAGGCTGTCACCCAGGCGCCGTCTGCCGGCCGCCCTCGCCGTCGCGGTGACCGCGGCGCTCGTCGTGTCGAGGTTCGGCGCGGCCGATCCGACGACCTGGCTGCTGGAGACGGTGTGGGTGATGGCGGGCCTGCCGCTGGCGATCCTGCTGCGCCACCGCTTCCCGCTGAGCGGTCTGCTGTGCGGGTTGCTGGCGGCGCACGCCCTGGTCCTCATCGTGGGCGGCCACTACACCTACGCGGAGGTGCCCGCAGGGGACTGGGTGCGCGACTGGCTCGGATGGGACCGTAACCCCTACGACCGCTTCGGCCACCTCGTGCAGGGCTTCGTCCCGGCCATCCTGGTACGCGAACTCCTCGTCCGCACCTCCCCGTTGCGCGGCAGCCGCTGGCTAGCCCCGCTCACCGTCTGCGCCTGCCTCGCCTTCAGCGCCGTCTTCGAGATGCTGGAATGGTTCGCGGCGGTCACCGGAGGCGAGGCCGCGGACGCTTTCCTGGGCACGCAGGGAGACGTCTGGGACACCCAGTGGGACATGTTCTGCGCCCTGATCGGCGCCACCTGCGCCCTGCTGCTCCTGAGCCGCGTCCACGACCGCGCCCTCGCCCGTCTGGGCCGGGGCAGGCCGACCGCCACCTCGTGA
- a CDS encoding oxidoreductase, with protein sequence MPVKTALVTGATSGIGEATALKLRQLGYTVYGAACRTGRFQKLADHGIHPVVMDVTDDDSMQAGVDRIIAETGRVDVLANIAGYGSYGALEDVPLDEARHQFEVNVFGALRLTQLVLPHMRTQHSGTVVNVTSMGGKIYTPLGGWYHGTKFALEALSDCLRLETKPFGINVVVIEPGGIATEWGSIAADKLEKSSSNGAYADQAAAVASSLRSEANANRNSPPAVIADSIGKAVTARRPKTRYATGFGARPLIALRRILPDRTFDTVISRAVSMSR encoded by the coding sequence ATGCCCGTCAAGACCGCCCTCGTGACCGGTGCCACCTCCGGCATCGGCGAGGCCACCGCCCTGAAACTGCGACAACTCGGCTACACCGTCTACGGTGCCGCCTGCCGCACCGGCCGCTTCCAGAAACTCGCCGACCACGGCATTCACCCGGTGGTCATGGACGTCACCGACGACGACTCCATGCAAGCCGGCGTCGACCGGATCATCGCCGAGACCGGCCGCGTCGACGTGCTGGCCAACATCGCCGGCTACGGCTCCTACGGTGCCCTTGAGGACGTCCCCCTGGATGAGGCCCGCCACCAGTTCGAGGTCAACGTCTTCGGCGCCCTGCGGCTGACCCAACTCGTCCTGCCCCACATGCGCACCCAGCACTCCGGCACCGTCGTCAACGTCACCTCGATGGGCGGCAAGATCTACACCCCGCTCGGCGGCTGGTACCACGGCACCAAGTTCGCCCTCGAAGCCCTCAGTGACTGCCTGCGCCTGGAGACCAAACCCTTCGGCATCAACGTCGTCGTCATCGAACCCGGCGGCATCGCCACCGAATGGGGCTCCATCGCCGCCGACAAGCTGGAGAAATCCTCCAGCAACGGCGCATACGCCGATCAGGCCGCCGCCGTGGCCTCCTCCCTGCGCTCCGAAGCCAACGCCAACCGCAACTCTCCGCCCGCCGTCATCGCCGATTCCATCGGGAAGGCCGTCACCGCACGCCGCCCCAAAACCCGCTACGCCACCGGCTTCGGCGCCCGCCCCCTCATCGCCCTGCGCCGGATCCTGCCCGACCGCACCTTCGACACCGTCATCTCCCGCGCGGTCAGCATGTCGCGCTGA
- a CDS encoding CapA family protein — translation MTLFVCGDVMLGRGVDQILPHPGDPELREIYVRDAREYVGMAEAANGPIPCPVDSSWPWGDALEVLDSAAPAARVINLETSVTRSDSFAPGKEIHYRMHPANLPCLSAARPDVCVLANNHVLDFGRRGLAETLDSLAGADLRTAGAGRDAAEASRPATVLLDGGRRLLVFSFGMPSSGVPQSWAATGSRGGVGFVAGPSDAAAAEVADRIRRMKRPGDIVVISVHWGSNWGYRIPRDQVASAHALVDAGADIVHGHSSHHPRPMEVYRGKLVLYGCGDLINDYEGITGHEQYRDDLRLLYLPSLEPGTGELTDLHITPLRARRMRLCHASSDDYQWLRSLLDRLSEGFRPCAAPDPEGTLTLRAA, via the coding sequence ATCACGCTGTTCGTCTGCGGCGACGTCATGCTCGGCCGCGGCGTGGACCAGATCCTGCCGCACCCCGGTGACCCGGAACTCCGCGAGATCTACGTGAGGGACGCTCGGGAGTACGTCGGTATGGCGGAGGCGGCGAACGGCCCCATCCCGTGTCCGGTCGACTCCTCCTGGCCCTGGGGGGACGCACTGGAGGTCCTCGACTCGGCCGCGCCCGCCGCCCGCGTGATCAATCTGGAGACCAGCGTCACGCGCAGCGATTCGTTCGCCCCCGGCAAGGAGATCCACTACCGGATGCACCCCGCCAACCTCCCCTGCCTGTCGGCCGCCCGCCCCGACGTCTGCGTGCTGGCCAACAACCACGTGCTGGATTTCGGCCGCCGTGGCCTCGCGGAGACACTCGACTCGTTGGCCGGGGCGGACTTGCGGACGGCCGGCGCGGGCCGGGACGCCGCCGAGGCGAGCCGCCCGGCGACCGTCCTCCTCGACGGGGGCCGGCGGCTCCTGGTCTTCTCCTTCGGCATGCCGTCCAGCGGTGTTCCCCAGTCCTGGGCCGCGACCGGGTCGCGCGGCGGAGTCGGCTTCGTGGCCGGTCCTTCGGACGCCGCCGCGGCCGAAGTGGCCGACCGTATACGGCGGATGAAGCGTCCCGGTGACATCGTGGTGATCTCGGTCCACTGGGGCTCCAACTGGGGCTATCGCATACCCCGGGACCAAGTCGCCTCCGCCCACGCCCTGGTCGACGCCGGAGCGGACATCGTGCATGGTCACTCCTCGCACCACCCCCGCCCCATGGAGGTGTACCGGGGCAAGCTCGTCCTGTACGGCTGCGGCGACCTCATCAACGACTACGAGGGAATCACCGGCCACGAGCAGTACCGTGACGACCTGCGACTCCTCTACCTCCCCTCGCTCGAGCCCGGCACCGGCGAGCTCACCGATCTGCACATCACTCCGCTGAGGGCCCGGCGCATGCGCCTGTGCCACGCCTCGTCTGACGATTACCAGTGGCTGCGATCCCTCCTCGACCGGCTCTCCGAGGGTTTCCGCCCGTGCGCCGCGCCGGACCCGGAAGGCACCTTGACGCTCCGGGCGGCCTGA
- a CDS encoding DUF6228 family protein, which produces MSTHDVGLDEMTEVVVHSQDNPAVRVRFCDRFRPDEDCVHYAIEACAPGLNARVDEVVAWIWDADLVSFLEELVRDFRGWDGERVWQNNDHDFTLSAVFRSSGHVGLTWTLRPWPTAAGGWEGSVTTWLEAGEQMSTLAADLRHFLHGNWSDRG; this is translated from the coding sequence ATGAGCACTCACGACGTCGGCCTCGACGAGATGACCGAGGTGGTCGTCCACTCCCAGGACAACCCGGCGGTCAGAGTGAGGTTCTGTGACCGTTTCCGTCCGGACGAAGACTGCGTGCACTACGCCATTGAGGCATGCGCGCCCGGGCTGAATGCCCGTGTCGATGAAGTAGTCGCGTGGATCTGGGACGCGGACCTGGTGTCCTTCCTGGAGGAGCTGGTCCGGGACTTTCGAGGGTGGGATGGAGAGCGCGTCTGGCAGAACAACGATCACGACTTCACCCTCAGCGCGGTCTTCCGGTCGAGCGGGCATGTCGGGTTGACCTGGACTCTTCGGCCCTGGCCGACTGCCGCCGGCGGCTGGGAGGGTTCCGTCACCACATGGCTGGAAGCCGGCGAGCAGATGTCCACCCTCGCCGCCGATCTCCGCCACTTCCTACACGGGAATTGGAGTGATCGTGGCTGA
- a CDS encoding TetR/AcrR family transcriptional regulator: protein MTQARAPRADAVRNRKKILVAAGEQITAHGPDVGMDEIAAAAGVAVGTLYRHFPTKTDLVAAVVAEYVARVADDAEAAFARVADGTGRALDELTAFLGRVVEQSATDRAVKAAAHALGTQPANHADEDRAGRAVAALIRAGQADGDVHPDVTVNDIYLLFSTAPTDQPPTARARWLTLVTPGLTAQARQAES, encoded by the coding sequence ATGACCCAGGCCAGGGCGCCGCGCGCCGACGCGGTCCGTAACCGCAAGAAGATCCTCGTCGCGGCCGGCGAGCAGATCACCGCGCACGGCCCGGACGTCGGGATGGATGAGATAGCCGCTGCCGCGGGCGTGGCCGTGGGAACCCTGTACCGGCACTTCCCCACCAAGACCGACCTGGTCGCGGCCGTCGTCGCCGAGTACGTCGCCCGAGTCGCCGACGACGCCGAAGCTGCGTTCGCCCGCGTCGCCGACGGCACCGGCCGCGCCCTGGATGAGCTCACCGCGTTCCTCGGCCGCGTCGTCGAACAGTCCGCGACCGACCGAGCCGTCAAAGCCGCCGCGCACGCCCTCGGCACCCAGCCCGCCAACCATGCCGACGAGGACCGCGCAGGCCGAGCCGTCGCCGCCCTCATCCGCGCCGGCCAGGCCGACGGTGACGTCCACCCCGACGTCACCGTCAACGACATCTACCTGCTGTTCTCCACCGCCCCCACCGACCAGCCCCCCACAGCCCGCGCACGCTGGCTCACCCTCGTCACCCCCGGACTGACCGCACAAGCCCGGCAGGCAGAGAGCTGA
- a CDS encoding transposase, which produces MKEVLAHCPRTGHGRRTRPRLRRDTHQRLGSTLPTWIHAVDASQLPGLTGFALHLLRDLDAVTAGLTLDWSSGSIEGAVNRIKKIKRQLYGRAGFPLLRKLIFLQ; this is translated from the coding sequence CTGAAAGAGGTCCTGGCCCACTGTCCCCGGACCGGACACGGCCGCCGCACACGTCCGCGACTTCGGCGAGATACTCACCAACGCCTTGGCTCCACACTCCCCACCTGGATCCACGCAGTCGACGCCAGCCAGCTACCAGGTCTCACCGGCTTCGCACTCCACCTGCTCCGGGACCTCGACGCCGTGACCGCCGGACTCACTCTCGACTGGAGCTCCGGCAGCATCGAGGGCGCCGTCAACCGGATCAAGAAGATCAAGCGGCAGCTTTACGGCCGAGCCGGATTCCCGTTACTCCGAAAGCTGATCTTTCTCCAGTAG